From one Prochlorococcus marinus str. MIT 0912 genomic stretch:
- the larC gene encoding nickel pincer cofactor biosynthesis protein LarC yields the protein MKSIFIDCSLGISGDMLASALIDLGVPHSILLDNLARLNIQKNFNLEFNEGDTEGIKGIVCMKNQMQFKELFRSLNDVKNLLLDSSLNEYVKKKSIRVFEILAEAEAIVHGKEISDVHFHELGSIDSILDIVNVCSAIDFLNPDKIYFSNPPAGKGIVSTLHGPLPVPVPTVLEIARQNRIPLVAIEDKYFGEITTPTGIALIATFVDKFDQLDNMKIKKIGIGLGTKNISRPNFLRALLIETNDDQKENNNNPVCETIISQEAWIDDSTPEDIAILIERLRVAGAIDVVCYSVDMKKNRKGICIKALVSLQNQTLLREVWFNYSTTIGLRENKINRWILPRRTISHKTKFGEVNVKQAMRPNGTVSIKMEHKDLTKISLNTGVPIEEIRQELYIELSELYELDDWSL from the coding sequence AATATCTGGAGATATGCTTGCATCAGCATTAATAGACTTAGGTGTGCCTCACTCCATTTTATTGGATAATTTAGCAAGGTTAAATATACAGAAAAACTTTAACTTAGAATTTAACGAGGGAGATACTGAAGGAATAAAGGGAATTGTCTGTATGAAAAACCAAATGCAATTTAAGGAATTATTTAGAAGTCTTAATGATGTCAAAAACTTACTTCTAGATTCAAGCTTGAATGAGTATGTGAAAAAAAAATCTATAAGGGTTTTTGAAATTCTTGCCGAAGCAGAGGCAATTGTTCATGGTAAAGAAATTTCAGATGTTCATTTTCATGAACTAGGCTCAATTGATTCCATACTCGATATTGTTAATGTATGCTCCGCAATTGATTTTTTAAATCCAGATAAGATTTATTTTTCAAATCCACCTGCAGGCAAAGGAATTGTGTCGACATTGCATGGCCCTCTTCCGGTCCCAGTACCTACAGTTTTAGAGATAGCAAGACAAAATAGAATCCCATTAGTGGCAATTGAAGACAAGTATTTTGGTGAAATAACAACCCCTACTGGTATCGCATTGATAGCAACTTTTGTAGATAAATTTGATCAACTAGATAATATGAAAATAAAGAAAATTGGTATTGGTCTAGGAACTAAAAATATTTCTAGACCTAATTTTTTACGAGCTCTACTAATAGAAACAAATGACGATCAGAAGGAAAATAATAATAATCCTGTTTGTGAGACTATAATTTCACAGGAAGCTTGGATCGACGATTCCACACCTGAAGATATTGCAATTCTAATCGAGCGATTAAGAGTTGCAGGTGCAATTGATGTGGTTTGTTATTCGGTTGATATGAAAAAAAATAGAAAAGGTATATGTATAAAAGCTCTTGTATCTTTACAAAATCAAACCTTATTGAGGGAAGTTTGGTTTAATTATAGTACAACAATTGGATTAAGAGAAAATAAGATAAATCGCTGGATACTTCCAAGACGAACAATTAGCCATAAAACAAAATTTGGGGAAGTTAATGTTAAACAAGCAATGAGACCAAATGGTACGGTTTCAATAAAAATGGAACATAAAGACTTGACTAAAATAAGTTTAAATACAGGAGTTCCAATAGAAGAGATCCGTCAGGAATTATACATTGAATTATCAGAATTATATGAATTAGATGATTGGTCTTTATGA
- a CDS encoding lysylphosphatidylglycerol synthase transmembrane domain-containing protein, with protein MISKINIKLLITLSCFLFIGTSIYINFESLSNEEIATEEILWLLLGIIFSYLSIIINAYAWKYLINNIGCHSNKFNIVKLFLSTNIYKYFPGGIWHFVSRYNTLRLEFSTEKSIESILLEPLLMLVAGLIFIPFGSLNIFVFILCWSSTLVFLPVFRNFIIQKLKTMKASIFTNNDELKERNLAQNNQNISRRMFYPYKPLLVEIIFVLFRFMGFLFCMNAFAIGSLISQGELISSFSLAWIIGLIVPAAPGGLGVFESVILFSLGSNLPEAPLLASLLCYRLVSTISDIFGALTYPVKKLFKV; from the coding sequence ATGATCTCTAAAATTAATATCAAGCTTTTGATAACATTGAGTTGTTTTTTATTTATTGGAACTTCAATTTACATAAATTTTGAGTCTTTATCTAATGAAGAGATTGCTACAGAAGAGATTTTATGGTTATTGCTTGGAATTATATTTAGTTATTTAAGTATAATTATAAATGCCTATGCATGGAAGTATTTAATCAATAATATTGGGTGTCATAGTAATAAGTTTAATATAGTAAAATTATTTTTATCTACAAATATATATAAATATTTCCCAGGAGGAATATGGCATTTTGTATCTAGATATAATACCTTGCGCCTAGAATTTTCAACTGAAAAATCAATTGAATCTATTTTATTAGAGCCATTATTAATGCTGGTTGCAGGATTGATTTTTATACCTTTTGGAAGCCTTAATATATTTGTTTTTATTCTTTGCTGGTCATCAACTTTAGTATTTCTACCAGTATTTAGAAATTTTATAATACAAAAGTTGAAGACCATGAAGGCATCTATATTTACTAATAATGATGAATTGAAAGAAAGAAATTTAGCTCAAAATAACCAAAATATTTCGAGAAGGATGTTTTATCCTTATAAGCCACTATTAGTAGAGATTATATTTGTTTTATTTCGCTTTATGGGCTTTTTATTTTGTATGAATGCATTTGCTATTGGGTCATTAATTTCTCAAGGTGAATTAATTTCTTCTTTTTCCTTAGCATGGATCATTGGTCTGATAGTGCCTGCAGCACCAGGAGGTTTAGGTGTCTTTGAATCTGTAATTCTATTTAGTCTTGGTTCGAATTTGCCAGAAGCACCCCTTTTGGCTTCATTGCTTTGCTATCGACTCGTTTCAACAATCTCTGATATATTTGGAGCTTTGACTTATCCAGTTAAAAAATTATTTAAAGTTTAA
- a CDS encoding ABC transporter permease produces MGLNNSRNILKFLVVLLTFFILWPLFTLLREGLYGIQKSSIYFTTANLNEIKGTLLLLIFSLILGGFLGIANGWILANCHFKGRKILRVCQLIPFATPAYLLAATLIDLGSINSLRINGMFWGVVIMAFTTYPYVFLLCLESFEKGGKKQIEACRTLGIGPWKSFFRISLPIAIPSITAGLALMAMEIINELGAVQLLNIPSISAGILESWVEEGEPSGAIALAIFALILVFLLVAIERKSRERSKRWTEGISSGESPEWELKGINLFLAQVITFTPPILTLGIPITWAIINIDQMNQGFNTDLIGLTLRSFSLALVVSLITIFISLILSISKRWHNHQLLNIFTFLSSIGYAIPGSVLALALLSFKGDIWQINILSLLIWGYSIRFLAVSKGGLDAGFERISPNIDNAAINLGKNWSEVLFKIHLPLLKGPMLVGILLVFVDTIKELPLTFILRPFDFDTLSVRIFQYAGDERVAESILPSLIIICLGLIASLALIPSLNNRNK; encoded by the coding sequence ATGGGATTAAATAATAGTCGCAACATATTAAAATTCTTAGTAGTTCTTTTAACATTTTTTATTTTGTGGCCGTTATTTACTCTCTTAAGAGAGGGTTTATACGGTATTCAAAAAAGTTCTATTTATTTTACGACAGCCAATCTTAATGAAATAAAAGGCACACTTTTACTATTGATTTTTTCTCTAATTCTCGGAGGATTTTTAGGAATAGCAAATGGTTGGATTTTAGCCAATTGCCATTTCAAAGGCAGAAAAATACTTAGAGTCTGCCAACTAATTCCTTTCGCAACTCCAGCTTATCTTTTAGCAGCCACATTGATTGACCTCGGCAGCATAAATTCCCTCAGAATTAACGGTATGTTTTGGGGAGTAGTAATAATGGCATTTACAACCTATCCATATGTATTTCTACTATGTTTAGAGAGTTTTGAGAAAGGCGGTAAAAAACAAATTGAGGCATGCAGAACTCTTGGAATAGGTCCTTGGAAAAGTTTTTTTAGAATATCCCTACCAATTGCAATTCCCTCAATTACTGCAGGATTAGCTTTAATGGCAATGGAAATCATAAATGAGTTAGGCGCAGTTCAACTTTTAAATATTCCAAGTATTTCAGCTGGAATACTTGAGAGCTGGGTGGAGGAAGGTGAGCCTTCAGGTGCCATTGCTCTTGCCATATTTGCTCTGATTTTAGTTTTTCTATTAGTTGCAATCGAACGCAAATCAAGAGAAAGAAGTAAAAGATGGACAGAGGGTATAAGTAGTGGAGAATCACCAGAATGGGAATTAAAAGGTATCAATCTATTCCTTGCTCAAGTTATAACCTTTACTCCCCCAATTCTTACATTGGGCATTCCAATTACATGGGCAATAATAAATATTGATCAAATGAATCAAGGATTCAATACAGATTTAATTGGATTAACTCTTAGAAGCTTTAGTTTAGCCTTAGTTGTTTCATTAATAACGATATTTATATCATTGATTTTATCAATTTCTAAGAGATGGCATAATCATCAATTGCTCAATATATTTACCTTCTTATCCAGTATTGGCTACGCAATTCCTGGATCTGTGTTAGCCCTTGCTCTTCTTTCCTTTAAAGGAGATATCTGGCAAATCAACATCTTAAGCTTACTAATATGGGGTTATAGCATTCGATTTTTAGCTGTATCAAAAGGTGGACTTGATGCTGGGTTTGAAAGGATTTCACCAAATATAGATAATGCAGCCATAAACCTTGGGAAGAACTGGTCAGAGGTACTTTTCAAAATACATTTACCACTTCTCAAAGGGCCTATGTTAGTAGGTATACTTCTTGTTTTTGTTGACACAATAAAGGAATTACCACTAACTTTTATATTAAGACCATTTGATTTTGATACGCTTTCAGTACGAATTTTCCAATATGCAGGAGATGAGAGAGTAGCAGAATCTATCTTACCTTCATTGATAATAATTTGTTTAGGATTAATAGCGTCCTTAGCCTTAATACCAAGCTTAAACAACAGAAATAAATAA
- a CDS encoding CobW family GTP-binding protein yields MNTNKSDFQENIVPENNIPITIISGFLGSGKTTLLNHILTNQKGIKTAVLVNEFGEIGIDNELIIKTEEEMVELSNGCICCSINGELVEAIEKLININKKLDYIIIETTGLADPLPVAMTLLGSELRDQTRLDSIITLIDAENFNDVAIESSIGRSQVIYGDILLLNKCDLVSNKNLEETISKLKEIKNDVRILKSIKGNIPLNLLLSVGLFETDLINEKESVHDHSHEHEHEHEHEKESVHVHSEEDNKIEDFLSVSFQTKEPFSLRKFQYFLDNQLKSNVFRAKGILWFSESERRHVFHLAGKRISIEDSEWGEERNNQLVFIGKELDKEKILSQLNACIDK; encoded by the coding sequence ATGAACACAAATAAATCTGATTTCCAAGAAAATATAGTTCCCGAAAATAATATTCCTATTACAATCATATCAGGATTTTTAGGATCAGGAAAAACAACTTTATTAAATCATATCCTTACTAATCAGAAAGGTATAAAGACAGCTGTATTAGTTAACGAATTTGGTGAAATAGGCATTGATAATGAATTAATAATTAAGACTGAAGAAGAGATGGTAGAGCTAAGTAATGGATGTATTTGTTGTTCTATAAATGGTGAATTAGTAGAAGCAATAGAAAAGTTAATTAATATCAACAAGAAGTTAGACTATATTATTATTGAAACCACAGGATTAGCTGACCCTCTTCCAGTCGCAATGACATTACTTGGAAGCGAGTTAAGAGATCAAACAAGATTAGACTCTATTATAACTTTAATTGATGCTGAAAACTTTAATGATGTTGCCATAGAAAGTTCAATAGGTAGATCTCAAGTAATATATGGTGATATTTTACTTCTTAACAAATGTGATTTAGTATCTAATAAAAATCTAGAAGAAACGATATCAAAGTTAAAAGAAATAAAAAATGATGTGAGAATTTTAAAAAGTATTAAAGGGAATATTCCTCTTAATCTATTATTAAGCGTAGGGCTATTCGAAACTGATCTAATAAATGAAAAAGAATCGGTTCATGATCACTCGCATGAACATGAACATGAGCATGAACATGAAAAAGAATCGGTTCATGTTCACTCAGAAGAAGATAATAAAATTGAAGATTTTCTTTCTGTTTCTTTTCAAACTAAAGAACCTTTCTCTCTTAGGAAGTTCCAATACTTTCTAGATAATCAATTAAAAAGTAATGTTTTCAGAGCAAAGGGTATTCTATGGTTCAGCGAAAGTGAAAGAAGACATGTTTTTCACCTTGCTGGTAAAAGAATTTCTATTGAAGATAGTGAATGGGGAGAAGAAAGAAATAATCAACTTGTCTTTATTGGAAAAGAATTAGATAAAGAGAAAATACTCTCTCAATTAAATGCATGTATTGATAAATAA
- a CDS encoding 4a-hydroxytetrahydrobiopterin dehydratase encodes MTSLIEQHQLDHFIEKNPSWIIDNKTIKKEFKFYNFIEAFGFMTKVALLSEKMDHHPDWQNTYNRVKINLTTHDKGGITTNDIKLAESIDKLINT; translated from the coding sequence ATGACCTCCTTAATAGAGCAACATCAACTAGATCATTTCATAGAAAAGAATCCTTCTTGGATAATTGATAATAAAACAATCAAAAAAGAATTTAAATTTTATAATTTTATTGAAGCTTTTGGCTTTATGACTAAAGTCGCTCTTTTATCTGAAAAGATGGATCATCATCCTGATTGGCAGAATACATATAATAGAGTTAAAATCAATCTAACCACTCATGATAAAGGTGGAATTACTACTAATGACATCAAGCTTGCTGAGTCTATTGATAAATTAATCAATACCTAA
- a CDS encoding secondary thiamine-phosphate synthase enzyme YjbQ, with protein sequence MEQILSTLDFETKGQGFTDITKDINDWIQYKKFQKGILLIFLKHTSCSLIINENADINVLNDLSAYMKAIVPEEGFYPIDRSSRKIEYLHSQEGLDDMPAHIRTMLTSNNLSFSVVDGDLKIGLWQGIYIWEHRTSNKSRSLQLHAIGDFGLN encoded by the coding sequence ATGGAACAGATTTTATCAACTTTAGATTTTGAGACGAAGGGACAAGGTTTTACTGATATTACAAAAGACATTAATGATTGGATACAATATAAAAAGTTTCAAAAAGGAATACTTCTTATTTTTCTAAAGCATACAAGCTGTAGTTTAATTATAAATGAAAATGCGGATATTAATGTTCTAAATGACCTATCAGCATACATGAAAGCTATTGTCCCAGAAGAGGGATTTTATCCTATTGACAGAAGTAGTAGAAAAATAGAATATCTTCATTCACAAGAAGGATTAGACGATATGCCTGCTCATATCAGAACAATGCTTACTTCAAATAATTTGAGCTTCAGTGTTGTTGATGGTGATTTAAAAATAGGTTTATGGCAAGGAATTTATATATGGGAACATAGAACATCAAATAAATCAAGGTCATTACAATTGCATGCAATTGGTGATTTTGGTTTAAATTAA
- a CDS encoding inorganic diphosphatase has product MANLDQAPSRTMPNLLHVLPAFANESEHRVNTIVELNSNTINKYELITETGHLKLDRVGYSSLSYPFAYGCLPRTWDEDGDPLDIEIVNVTEPLVPGSIVEARIIGIMTFDDGGEVDDKVIGVIADDKRMDHIKSFEQLGKHWIKETTYYWEHYKDLKKPGTCTVNGFFGVEKAVEIIKSCEKRYLSEIDPNLIN; this is encoded by the coding sequence ATGGCGAACCTTGACCAAGCACCTAGCAGAACAATGCCTAATCTGCTTCATGTCTTACCTGCGTTTGCTAATGAATCTGAACATAGAGTCAACACAATCGTTGAGTTGAATTCAAACACAATAAATAAATACGAGCTTATTACTGAAACAGGGCATCTAAAGCTTGATCGAGTTGGATATTCGTCCCTCTCCTACCCTTTCGCTTATGGATGTCTTCCACGTACATGGGATGAAGACGGCGATCCATTAGATATCGAAATTGTGAATGTTACAGAGCCCTTAGTACCCGGTTCAATTGTTGAAGCTAGGATTATAGGAATAATGACCTTTGATGATGGAGGTGAAGTTGACGATAAAGTTATTGGCGTAATAGCTGATGATAAGAGGATGGATCACATAAAAAGCTTTGAACAATTAGGCAAGCATTGGATTAAGGAAACAACTTATTATTGGGAGCATTATAAAGATCTTAAAAAACCAGGAACTTGTACTGTAAATGGCTTCTTTGGTGTTGAAAAAGCAGTTGAGATTATCAAATCCTGCGAGAAGCGTTACTTATCTGAAATAGATCCTAATTTAATTAATTAA
- the hemC gene encoding hydroxymethylbilane synthase, with amino-acid sequence MTLDQLRIASRRSQLAMVQTNWVRDELQKAHPDLAITIEAMATQGDKILDVALAKIGDKGLFTKELEAQMLVGHAEIAVHSLKDLPTNLPEGLILGCITEREDPSDALVVNEKNKIHKLETLPDGSVVGTSSLRRLAQLRYHYPHLVFKDVRGNVITRLEKLDSGEYDCLILAAAGLQRLGFANRIHQLIPTDISLHAVGQGALGIECVSGQQEVLDILKTLEHESTSKRCLAERSFLRELEGGCQVPIGVRTEINNNELILEGMVASLDGKRLIRDIKKGSVSSAEEIGIDLANELKGRGAGEILKEIFKSARA; translated from the coding sequence ATGACACTAGACCAACTGCGCATCGCCTCTCGCCGAAGCCAGCTGGCCATGGTTCAGACGAACTGGGTACGAGATGAACTACAAAAAGCCCATCCTGATCTTGCTATCACTATCGAAGCAATGGCTACGCAGGGTGACAAAATACTTGATGTGGCATTAGCAAAAATAGGAGATAAAGGTCTTTTCACTAAAGAACTTGAAGCTCAAATGCTTGTTGGTCATGCCGAAATTGCGGTCCACTCCTTGAAAGATTTACCTACCAATCTTCCAGAGGGATTAATTCTTGGCTGCATAACAGAAAGGGAGGATCCTTCAGACGCGTTAGTCGTTAATGAGAAAAATAAAATTCACAAACTAGAGACTCTGCCAGATGGTTCTGTAGTGGGGACTAGTTCCTTAAGAAGGCTTGCTCAATTGCGATACCATTATCCACATCTTGTTTTCAAAGATGTACGAGGAAATGTTATTACACGATTAGAGAAGCTTGACTCAGGAGAATATGACTGTCTTATCTTGGCAGCTGCTGGATTGCAAAGACTTGGTTTTGCTAATCGAATACATCAGTTAATTCCAACAGATATTTCACTCCATGCTGTGGGACAGGGAGCTCTTGGTATTGAATGTGTAAGTGGACAACAAGAGGTATTAGATATTTTAAAAACACTTGAACACGAATCAACATCTAAAAGATGTTTAGCAGAGAGGTCTTTCCTCAGAGAGCTTGAAGGAGGATGTCAAGTTCCAATAGGCGTCAGAACAGAAATTAACAACAATGAATTAATTCTTGAAGGTATGGTCGCAAGTTTAGATGGTAAAAGATTAATTAGAGATATAAAAAAAGGATCTGTAAGCTCTGCAGAGGAAATAGGAATAGACTTAGCCAATGAATTAAAAGGCCGTGGTGCAGGAGAAATATTAAAAGAGATTTTCAAGTCTGCAAGGGCCTAA
- the rpoD gene encoding RNA polymerase sigma factor RpoD has translation MLKGNQSSKNISINQETINNSKKIKKTAAKVNVTKETQTLPQESSNDLKIDLDLEADKLIAEANKVPEADIDLDEDEDNASVLSSAQEAAAKALASIKIGPKGVYTEDSIRVYLQEIGRIRLLRPDEEIELARKIADLLQLEEEAAQFESENGHFPSVKEWAVLAEMPLTRFRRRLMLGRRAKEKMVQSNLRLVVSIAKKYMNRGLSFQDLIQEGSLGLIRAAEKFDHEKGYKFSTYATWWIRQAITRAIADQSRTIRLPVHLYETISRIKKTTKVLSQEFGRKPTEEEIAESMEMTIEKLRFIAKSAQLPISLETPIGKEEDSRLGDFIEADIENPEQDVAKTLLREDLEGVLATLSPRERDVLRLRYGLDDGRMKTLEEIGQIFDVTRERIRQIEAKALRKLRHPNRNGVLKEYIKLN, from the coding sequence ATGTTAAAGGGAAACCAGTCATCTAAAAATATTTCTATTAATCAGGAAACAATAAACAATTCAAAAAAAATTAAAAAAACAGCCGCCAAAGTAAACGTGACTAAAGAAACCCAAACTCTTCCTCAAGAATCTTCAAATGATCTAAAAATTGATTTAGATTTAGAGGCTGATAAATTAATTGCTGAAGCAAATAAAGTGCCTGAAGCAGATATCGATCTAGATGAAGATGAAGATAATGCCTCTGTACTTTCAAGTGCGCAAGAAGCAGCAGCCAAAGCTTTAGCAAGTATAAAAATAGGACCAAAGGGTGTTTATACAGAAGACTCGATTAGGGTTTATTTACAAGAGATTGGCCGTATAAGACTTCTCAGGCCAGACGAAGAGATTGAATTAGCCAGAAAGATAGCCGATCTTCTTCAATTAGAGGAAGAAGCTGCGCAATTTGAAAGCGAGAATGGACATTTTCCATCAGTCAAAGAATGGGCAGTTCTTGCAGAAATGCCATTAACTCGCTTCCGAAGGAGGTTAATGCTTGGTAGACGAGCAAAAGAAAAAATGGTGCAATCGAATCTACGATTAGTAGTTTCAATTGCTAAGAAATACATGAATAGAGGGTTGTCTTTTCAGGATCTTATTCAAGAAGGAAGTCTTGGTCTCATTCGTGCAGCTGAAAAATTTGATCATGAGAAAGGATATAAATTCTCAACTTACGCTACCTGGTGGATCAGGCAGGCTATAACTAGAGCAATTGCAGATCAAAGCAGAACAATTCGCTTGCCTGTGCATTTATACGAAACAATTTCACGGATCAAGAAAACCACTAAAGTTTTAAGTCAAGAGTTTGGAAGAAAACCAACTGAGGAAGAAATAGCTGAAAGCATGGAAATGACGATTGAGAAACTGAGATTTATTGCTAAAAGCGCTCAGCTCCCCATTTCTCTTGAGACCCCAATTGGTAAAGAAGAAGATTCTAGACTTGGTGACTTTATTGAAGCAGATATAGAAAATCCTGAACAAGATGTAGCAAAAACGTTATTAAGAGAGGATTTGGAAGGGGTTCTCGCTACATTAAGTCCCAGAGAAAGGGATGTTCTAAGACTTCGTTATGGCTTAGATGATGGAAGGATGAAAACCCTTGAAGAAATTGGACAGATTTTTGATGTAACAAGAGAAAGAATTAGACAAATAGAGGCTAAAGCCCTCAGAAAACTCCGCCATCCCAATAGGAATGGAGTACTTAAGGAATATATCAAGCTAAATTAA